Proteins encoded by one window of Euryarchaeota archaeon:
- a CDS encoding PIN domain-containing protein — translation MKGVIDTNVLFSALYAPQSFPGLVLLAGADGTVDLYATDTIESELERTLKWKLDYSEDDWRFTRERLPITWLAAEEYSMAIAKASSVLSDKGDVPVLAAALVLRAPVVSGDRGFSNAHRVGVEWHTPKRFVQRLEGR, via the coding sequence GTGAAGGGCGTCATCGACACGAACGTCTTGTTCTCGGCGCTCTACGCCCCGCAATCGTTTCCGGGTCTAGTGCTTCTGGCAGGAGCGGACGGCACTGTCGATCTATATGCCACCGACACAATCGAGAGCGAACTTGAGCGGACTCTCAAGTGGAAACTCGACTATTCAGAGGACGATTGGCGGTTCACCCGCGAACGCCTTCCGATCACTTGGCTCGCGGCGGAAGAGTATTCAATGGCAATCGCCAAGGCCTCCTCTGTCCTTTCCGACAAGGGCGATGTTCCGGTTCTTGCCGCCGCCCTCGTTCTTCGCGCACCAGTCGTGTCTGGAGACCGGGGCTTCTCAAACGCGCATAGGGTAGGCGTCGAGTGGCACACGCCGAAACGGTTCGTCCAACGTCTGGAAGGCCGTTAG